The Petropleomorpha daqingensis genome includes a window with the following:
- a CDS encoding DUF1932 domain-containing protein, protein MRIAVLGLGEAGSAIGADLVAAGADVRGYDPKPITVDGVRHRGSEAEAVADADLVLSLNSSHDAMTALENALDGLRPGTLWADLNTASPGLKVSLAERVAGRDVDVVDVALMSPVPGKGLRTPMLVSGPRARTYRDLLVPLGAEVTVQPGPVGEAISRKLLRSVFYKGLAAAVVEALRGAEAAGCADWLRGNISAELAGFDERTVDRLVDGTHTHARRRADEMAAATDQLVELGVPARIAPAARDLLVELRDAPPA, encoded by the coding sequence GTGCGGATCGCCGTCCTCGGGCTGGGCGAGGCCGGATCGGCGATCGGCGCCGACCTCGTCGCCGCCGGCGCCGACGTCCGCGGCTACGACCCGAAGCCGATCACCGTGGACGGCGTCCGGCATCGGGGGAGCGAGGCCGAGGCGGTCGCGGACGCCGATCTCGTGCTGAGCCTGAACAGCTCGCACGACGCGATGACCGCGCTGGAGAACGCGCTGGACGGGCTGCGCCCGGGCACGCTGTGGGCCGACCTGAACACCGCGTCGCCGGGGCTGAAGGTCTCCCTCGCCGAGCGGGTGGCCGGCCGGGACGTCGACGTGGTCGACGTGGCGCTGATGTCGCCGGTGCCGGGCAAGGGACTGCGGACGCCGATGCTGGTTTCCGGACCACGCGCCCGGACGTACCGCGACCTGCTCGTCCCGCTCGGCGCGGAGGTCACCGTGCAGCCCGGCCCGGTGGGGGAGGCGATCTCGCGCAAGCTGCTGCGCAGCGTCTTCTACAAGGGCCTGGCCGCCGCGGTGGTCGAGGCGCTGCGCGGGGCCGAGGCGGCCGGCTGCGCGGACTGGCTGCGCGGCAACATCTCCGCCGAGCTGGCCGGCTTCGACGAGCGGACCGTGGACCGGCTGGTCGACGGCACGCACACGCACGCGCGCCGGCGGGCCGACGAGATGGCCGCCGCGACCGACCAGCTGGTCGAGCTCGGCGTCCCCGCCCGCATCGCGCCGGCGGCGCGCGACCTGCTCGTCGAGCTGCGCGACGCCCCGCCGGCCTAG
- a CDS encoding IS481 family transposase yields the protein MAHANARTTVYARKLIVARVRAGHRPGEVAKQLGVSRQTVYKWVRRWRAEGEAGLADRSSRPHRLPRRTSAERTAAIVAARKAHHAGPVRLAAILGLAASTIGAVLRRAGLPRLADVDRLTGELLRGRRHSQVRYEREHPGDLLHVDVKKLGRVPVGGGWRIHGRREEVRGRGIGWDYVHVAIDDHTRLAYAEVLPDERTGTCAGFLTRAVAWFAAQGVTIARVLTDNAKSYRIGAAWIAACAQLGIARRFIKPGRPWTNGKAERFNRTLQSEWAYATAWASNEERTVALDGWLEHYNTARSHSALGGHPPVSRLAA from the coding sequence GTGGCCCACGCTAACGCCCGCACCACCGTCTACGCCCGCAAGCTGATCGTCGCTCGTGTCCGAGCTGGTCACCGCCCCGGCGAGGTCGCCAAGCAGCTCGGAGTGAGCCGCCAAACGGTCTACAAGTGGGTGCGCCGCTGGCGGGCCGAGGGCGAGGCTGGGCTGGCCGACCGCTCCTCGCGGCCGCATCGGCTGCCGCGGCGCACCTCAGCCGAGAGGACCGCGGCGATCGTGGCCGCGCGCAAGGCCCACCATGCCGGGCCGGTGCGGCTGGCCGCGATCCTCGGGCTGGCGGCCTCCACGATCGGGGCGGTGCTGCGCCGGGCCGGCCTGCCCCGGCTGGCCGACGTCGACCGGCTGACCGGCGAGCTGCTGCGCGGCCGCCGGCACAGCCAGGTCCGCTACGAACGCGAGCACCCCGGCGACCTGCTGCACGTGGACGTGAAGAAGCTCGGCCGGGTGCCGGTCGGCGGTGGCTGGCGCATCCACGGCCGCCGCGAGGAGGTGCGCGGGCGCGGCATCGGCTGGGACTACGTGCACGTGGCCATCGACGACCACACCCGGCTGGCCTACGCCGAGGTGCTGCCCGACGAGCGCACCGGCACCTGCGCCGGCTTCCTGACCCGCGCGGTGGCCTGGTTCGCCGCCCAGGGCGTGACCATCGCCCGGGTGCTGACCGACAACGCCAAGAGCTACCGGATCGGTGCCGCCTGGATCGCGGCCTGCGCCCAGCTGGGCATCGCCCGCCGGTTCATCAAGCCCGGCCGGCCCTGGACCAATGGCAAGGCCGAACGGTTCAACCGCACCCTGCAGAGCGAGTGGGCCTACGCCACCGCCTGGGCATCGAACGAGGAGCGCACCGTCGCGCTGGACGGCTGGCTCGAGCACTACAACACTGCCCGTAGCCATTCCGCCCTCGGAGGTCACCCGCCGGTCAGCCGCCTCGCCGCGTGA
- a CDS encoding alpha/beta fold hydrolase — protein MPFTSPVDGFRLAYDRTGGGPPVVLLHGWPGDRGDFRLVAPALADAADVVVPDLRGFGDSDKPDVDPAQYAGDAQARSVLGLIEELGLEQVVLAGYDIGSRIAQVVARQAPGRVRALVIAPPVPGAGKRLLDPAVLQEFWYQNFHRLELAERLLDGNRDAVRSYLQHFWTHWSGPAFTPADADLDRLADGYARPGAFTRSIGWYRAGSGILARGLQEQTPDPADRLSTPTHVLWPAHDPLFPSAWSDRLGEFFADVTLTSLPDSGHFVPLEAPDELTSAIRAALG, from the coding sequence GTGCCGTTCACCTCGCCTGTCGACGGGTTCCGGCTGGCCTACGACCGCACGGGCGGCGGCCCGCCCGTGGTCCTGCTGCACGGCTGGCCGGGCGACCGCGGCGACTTCCGGCTGGTCGCACCCGCGCTGGCGGACGCCGCCGACGTCGTCGTCCCGGACCTGCGCGGGTTCGGCGACTCGGACAAGCCCGACGTGGACCCCGCCCAGTACGCAGGAGACGCCCAGGCGCGCAGCGTGCTGGGGCTGATCGAGGAGCTGGGCCTGGAGCAGGTGGTGCTGGCCGGCTACGACATAGGCAGCCGCATCGCGCAGGTCGTCGCCCGGCAGGCGCCGGGGCGGGTGCGCGCGCTGGTGATCGCCCCGCCGGTGCCCGGCGCCGGTAAGCGCCTGCTGGACCCCGCGGTGCTGCAGGAGTTCTGGTACCAGAACTTCCACCGGCTCGAGCTGGCCGAACGGCTCCTCGACGGCAACCGGGACGCCGTGCGCAGCTACCTGCAGCACTTCTGGACCCACTGGTCCGGCCCGGCGTTCACTCCTGCCGACGCCGACCTCGACCGGCTGGCCGACGGCTACGCCCGGCCCGGCGCCTTCACCCGCTCGATCGGCTGGTACCGCGCCGGGTCGGGGATCCTCGCCCGGGGACTCCAGGAGCAGACCCCCGACCCCGCGGACCGCCTGAGCACGCCCACGCACGTGCTCTGGCCGGCGCACGACCCGCTGTTCCCGTCGGCGTGGTCGGACCGCCTCGGGGAGTTCTTCGCCGACGTCACCCTGACCTCGCTGCCGGACTCCGGGCACTTCGTGCCGCTCGAGGCGCCCGACGAGCTCACCTCCGCGATCAGGGCGGCCCTGGGCTAG
- a CDS encoding alpha/beta fold hydrolase, producing the protein MPPAVLQVPSAHDVELTAYRWDPAGTPRGIVQLTHGMGEHLLRYEPLAGALTAAGFVVIGQDHRGHGASAQGEWGALGEGGWDELVRDIGRVSDVARQDFPDLPLVLLGHSMGSFAAQQYVLDHSDELAGLVLTGTAVLDLLEPALDLDQPLDLSAFNAPFEHRTGYEWLSRDTAQVDAYVADERCGFGLSDVDGRQMFASARQVADPGRLAGLRKDLPVWIPVGEHDPVNGQLALVHPLVQRLTDAGLTDVTLVVYPEARHEVFNETNRDEVVADLLAWLDRVVPPAA; encoded by the coding sequence ATGCCCCCCGCCGTGCTGCAGGTCCCCTCCGCCCACGACGTCGAGCTCACCGCCTACCGCTGGGACCCGGCCGGGACACCGCGCGGGATCGTGCAACTCACCCACGGCATGGGCGAGCACCTGCTCCGCTACGAGCCCCTGGCCGGTGCGCTGACCGCGGCCGGGTTCGTGGTGATCGGCCAGGACCACCGGGGCCACGGCGCCTCGGCGCAGGGCGAGTGGGGCGCGCTGGGCGAGGGCGGCTGGGACGAGCTGGTGCGCGACATCGGGCGGGTCAGCGACGTGGCCCGCCAGGACTTCCCCGACCTGCCGCTGGTCCTGCTCGGGCACAGCATGGGGTCCTTCGCCGCCCAGCAGTACGTGCTCGACCACAGCGACGAGCTGGCCGGCCTGGTGCTGACGGGCACCGCCGTCCTCGACCTGCTCGAGCCGGCGCTGGACCTCGACCAGCCGCTGGACCTCTCCGCGTTCAACGCCCCCTTCGAGCACCGCACCGGCTACGAGTGGCTCTCGCGCGACACCGCCCAGGTCGACGCCTACGTCGCCGACGAGCGCTGCGGCTTCGGGCTCTCGGACGTCGACGGCCGGCAGATGTTCGCCTCGGCCCGCCAGGTGGCCGACCCCGGACGGCTGGCCGGGCTCCGCAAGGACCTCCCGGTCTGGATCCCCGTCGGCGAGCACGACCCGGTCAACGGGCAGCTCGCGCTGGTGCACCCGCTGGTCCAGCGGCTGACCGACGCCGGGCTGACCGACGTCACGCTGGTCGTCTACCCGGAGGCCCGGCACGAGGTGTTCAACGAGACCAACCGCGACGAGGTCGTCGCCGACCTGCTGGCCTGGCTCGACCGGGTCGTCCCGCCCGCCGCCTGA
- the serA gene encoding phosphoglycerate dehydrogenase produces MSVQAADGPVRALLVEGVHPVAAELLSAAGVVVETEKRAFGPEELAERLQGVHVLGIRSRTQLTAEVLAAATDLRAVGAFCIGTNQIDLPSATERGVAVFNAPFSNTRSVVELAVAEMIALTRRLTVQDDAMHAGRWDKSAKGSHEMRGRRLGIVGYGRIGSQLSVLAEALGMSVRFFDTADRLALGNARRCATLDELLADSDVVTLHVDGRAGNSGFFGEEQFARMVPGAVFLNLSRGFVVDHVALRKHIESDHLAGAAVDVFPTEPAASGDPFESDLRGLPNVILTPHVGGSTEEAQLDIGDFVTGKLLGYLQNGTTALSVNFPEVLLPHLEGVTRLLLLHRNQPGAMAHVNSALADNGLNVEQQQLSTAGHVGYAVTDVRGPLTAQVVEQLRAMPEIMRVDVLPC; encoded by the coding sequence ATGTCCGTGCAGGCTGCCGACGGTCCCGTGCGGGCCCTGCTGGTGGAGGGCGTCCACCCCGTGGCCGCCGAGCTGCTCTCCGCGGCCGGCGTCGTCGTCGAGACCGAGAAGCGCGCGTTCGGGCCGGAGGAGCTGGCCGAGCGGCTGCAGGGCGTGCACGTTCTGGGCATCCGCTCGCGCACGCAACTGACCGCCGAGGTGCTGGCCGCCGCGACCGACCTGCGCGCGGTCGGCGCGTTCTGCATCGGCACCAACCAGATCGACCTGCCGTCGGCCACCGAGCGCGGCGTCGCCGTCTTCAACGCGCCCTTCTCCAACACCCGCAGCGTCGTCGAGCTGGCGGTCGCCGAGATGATCGCGCTCACCCGCCGGCTCACCGTGCAGGACGACGCCATGCACGCCGGGCGCTGGGACAAGTCGGCCAAGGGCAGCCACGAGATGCGCGGCCGCCGGCTGGGGATCGTCGGCTACGGCCGGATCGGCAGCCAGCTCTCGGTGCTCGCCGAGGCGCTGGGCATGAGCGTGCGCTTCTTCGACACCGCCGACCGGCTCGCCCTGGGCAACGCCCGGCGGTGCGCCACGCTCGACGAGCTGCTGGCCGACTCCGACGTCGTCACGCTGCACGTCGACGGCCGGGCGGGGAACAGCGGCTTCTTCGGCGAGGAGCAGTTCGCCCGCATGGTGCCCGGCGCGGTCTTCCTCAACCTCTCCCGCGGCTTCGTCGTCGACCACGTGGCGCTGCGCAAGCACATCGAGTCCGACCACCTGGCCGGTGCCGCCGTCGACGTCTTCCCGACCGAGCCGGCCGCTTCCGGCGACCCGTTCGAGTCCGACCTCCGTGGCCTGCCCAACGTGATCCTCACCCCGCACGTGGGCGGCTCGACGGAGGAGGCCCAGCTCGACATCGGCGACTTCGTCACCGGCAAGCTGCTCGGCTACCTGCAGAACGGGACGACGGCGCTGTCGGTCAACTTCCCCGAGGTCCTGCTGCCGCACCTGGAGGGCGTCACCCGGTTGCTGCTGCTGCACCGCAACCAGCCCGGCGCCATGGCGCACGTGAACAGCGCGCTGGCCGACAACGGGCTCAACGTCGAGCAGCAGCAGTTGTCCACCGCCGGCCACGTCGGCTACGCCGTCACCGACGTCCGCGGCCCGCTCACCGCGCAGGTGGTGGAGCAGCTGCGCGCGATGCCCGAGATCATGCGGGTCGACGTCCTGCCCTGCTGA
- a CDS encoding 3-deoxy-7-phosphoheptulonate synthase, whose protein sequence is MEPHEEIPADRLLEVAQRIADRLLELQERVNRQMDATASAELPEIRRQLGYGTAEPVELDGLVNTRIAGLSIVVTPEAVATLLPVTADSAATTRAGRRAVTDIVSGADGRLTVIAGPCSIHDPAATVEYAGFLARMRSRYADDLEIVMRTYTEKPRTEVDWKGFAYDPYLDGSNRISVGLIATRMLMLRITAMGVPVAAEPLNALTPQYVNGLVTYNGVGARNVTDQTARERVSGFSSVVGFKNSPEGSIEAAIQAIVAARAPHEFLGIDQHGITAQLSTLGNETGHVILRGDKNGPNYSAEHVAETRALLARRGLPEVLVVDASHGNSQKNHLRQIEVVHDLARQIASGEQAIRGVMVESNLVAGRQDLDLQREPNGLTYGMSVTDACVDPETTTAMLDELAAAARARRA, encoded by the coding sequence ATGGAACCGCACGAGGAGATCCCGGCCGACCGGCTGCTCGAGGTCGCCCAGCGCATCGCCGACCGCCTGCTGGAGCTGCAGGAGCGGGTGAACCGGCAGATGGACGCCACGGCGTCCGCCGAGCTGCCGGAGATCCGCCGGCAGCTCGGCTACGGCACGGCGGAGCCGGTCGAGCTCGACGGCCTGGTGAACACGCGGATCGCGGGTCTGTCCATCGTCGTCACGCCGGAGGCGGTGGCGACCCTGCTGCCGGTGACCGCCGACTCCGCCGCGACGACGCGGGCCGGCCGCCGCGCCGTCACCGACATCGTGAGCGGTGCCGACGGGAGGCTGACGGTCATCGCCGGGCCGTGCTCGATCCACGACCCCGCGGCGACGGTGGAGTACGCCGGCTTCCTCGCCCGGATGCGGTCGCGGTACGCGGACGACCTCGAGATCGTCATGCGCACCTACACCGAGAAGCCGCGCACCGAGGTCGACTGGAAGGGGTTCGCCTACGACCCCTACCTGGACGGCTCCAACCGGATCAGCGTCGGGCTGATCGCGACCCGGATGCTCATGCTGCGGATCACCGCGATGGGCGTGCCCGTGGCCGCCGAGCCGCTCAACGCGCTGACCCCGCAGTACGTCAACGGCCTGGTCACCTACAACGGCGTCGGCGCGCGCAACGTCACCGACCAGACCGCACGGGAGCGGGTGTCCGGGTTCTCCTCGGTGGTCGGCTTCAAGAACTCGCCGGAGGGCAGCATCGAGGCGGCGATCCAGGCGATCGTGGCGGCCCGGGCGCCGCACGAGTTCCTCGGGATCGACCAGCACGGGATCACCGCTCAGCTGTCGACCCTCGGCAACGAGACCGGGCACGTGATCCTCCGCGGGGACAAGAACGGCCCGAACTACTCCGCCGAGCACGTCGCCGAGACCCGCGCGCTGCTGGCCCGCCGCGGGCTGCCCGAGGTGCTGGTCGTCGACGCCTCGCACGGCAACAGCCAGAAGAACCACCTGCGCCAGATCGAGGTGGTGCACGACCTGGCCCGGCAGATCGCCTCGGGGGAGCAGGCGATCCGCGGCGTGATGGTGGAGAGCAACCTGGTCGCCGGCCGGCAGGACCTCGACCTGCAGAGGGAGCCGAACGGCTTGACCTACGGGATGAGCGTCACCGACGCCTGCGTCGACCCCGAGACGACGACGGCGATGCTCGACGAGCTGGCCGCCGCCGCCCGCGCCCGCCGCGCATGA
- a CDS encoding DUF4349 domain-containing protein, translating into MRRSLGTALAALTMVVLVGCSGPGAGSDSSGADGGAGVVPDAPGDPGSTPSDPDRQVVTTATASVAVKNPATGAQRISELVEAASGRVDQRTEQAGSGKSGLEGASADLVVRVPADALTGLLADLEDVGDVANVSVSRSDVTATAVDLDARISALQASVARLQGLMSQAATTEALLAAEKALSERQERLESLQSQRAALADQVELSTLSIHLAPFGVAPVGGPDSFADGLSTGWKALVTALRAAVVVLGVALPFLALAAVVTAAVLVPIRMVRRRSAVPAPAPAGPPQD; encoded by the coding sequence ATGAGGCGCTCTCTCGGCACAGCGCTCGCGGCGCTGACCATGGTGGTGCTCGTCGGTTGCTCCGGCCCCGGGGCCGGCTCGGACTCATCCGGTGCGGACGGTGGCGCAGGGGTCGTGCCCGACGCCCCGGGAGATCCCGGGAGCACGCCGTCCGACCCCGACCGGCAGGTGGTCACGACCGCCACCGCGTCCGTCGCCGTCAAGAACCCGGCGACCGGCGCCCAGCGGATCAGCGAGCTGGTGGAGGCCGCCAGTGGCCGGGTCGACCAGCGCACCGAGCAGGCCGGGTCCGGGAAGAGCGGGCTCGAGGGTGCCTCCGCCGACCTCGTCGTGCGGGTGCCGGCCGATGCGCTGACCGGTCTGCTGGCCGACCTGGAGGACGTCGGTGACGTCGCGAACGTGTCGGTGTCCCGTTCCGACGTGACCGCCACCGCGGTCGACCTGGACGCGCGGATCTCGGCGCTGCAGGCCTCGGTGGCGCGGCTGCAGGGCCTGATGAGCCAGGCGGCCACCACCGAGGCGCTGCTCGCGGCGGAGAAGGCCCTCTCCGAGCGGCAGGAGCGGCTCGAGTCGCTGCAGTCCCAGCGGGCGGCGCTCGCCGACCAGGTGGAGCTCTCGACGCTCAGCATCCACCTGGCACCGTTCGGCGTCGCCCCGGTCGGCGGGCCGGACAGCTTCGCCGACGGGCTCAGCACCGGGTGGAAGGCGCTGGTCACCGCGCTGCGCGCGGCCGTCGTCGTCCTCGGTGTCGCCCTGCCGTTCCTGGCTCTCGCCGCGGTGGTGACCGCGGCGGTGCTGGTGCCGATCCGCATGGTGCGGCGGCGGTCCGCCGTCCCGGCACCGGCTCCTGCCGGCCCGCCCCAGGACTAG
- a CDS encoding MarR family winged helix-turn-helix transcriptional regulator, translated as MADDDSGTLSELLMHAARAQRRRWRELLEPWDLTPSQSRALRVIGDGDGTRVSDLAEALRIAPRSATEVADGLEARGLVERTPDPADRRAVLLRMTAAGRSIRDEVAVARAADARAFFGRLAAEDRVALARLLRELAG; from the coding sequence GTGGCCGACGACGACAGCGGGACGCTCAGCGAGCTGCTCATGCACGCCGCCCGCGCCCAGCGCCGCCGGTGGCGCGAGCTGCTCGAGCCGTGGGACCTGACGCCGTCGCAGTCGCGGGCGCTGCGGGTGATCGGGGACGGGGACGGCACGCGGGTCTCCGACCTGGCCGAGGCGCTGCGGATCGCGCCGCGGTCGGCGACCGAGGTGGCCGACGGCCTGGAGGCGCGCGGTCTGGTGGAGCGCACCCCCGACCCGGCCGACCGGCGGGCGGTGCTGCTGCGCATGACCGCGGCCGGGCGGTCGATCCGCGACGAGGTGGCCGTGGCGCGCGCCGCCGACGCGCGTGCGTTCTTCGGCCGGCTCGCGGCGGAGGACCGGGTGGCGCTGGCCCGGCTGCTGCGCGAACTCGCGGGGTAG
- a CDS encoding ABC transporter ATP-binding protein: MPLRRIAALFRPFTGQLAVVVTLIVASSAIALASPFLLREVIDHALPEHDVPLLAWAVAGMVAVAASTALLGVVQTWLSTTVGQRVMHGLRTAVFTHLQRQSLAFFTRTRGGEVQSRLTNDIGGMQSVVTSTATSLASNTTTVVGTVIAMVALSWRLSLLSLLVLPPAVLLTRKVARMRRSVTAQQQRQLAEMNAQVEEGLSISGALLSKTVGAGPVQADRFADTSRDLVSLEIRSQLAGRWRMGTMSIVFAAIPAAIYLAAGFPATSGGMTIGTLVAFTTLQGALFRPLMALLDVQVSVTSSMALFSRVFEYLDLPVDIADPPHPVPLDPAAVRGEVRWDGVTFRYPDAARNALTDVELTVPAGANLAIVGETGSGKTTLASLVPRLADPTVGRITIDGVDLRDLTLATLAQIVGVVSQETYLLHTTVRENLRHAAPQATDEEIEDAARKAQIHDVITRLPQGYDTVVGARGHRFSGGEKQRLAIARTLLRDPRVLVLDEATSALDNETERAVQAALDEASRGRTTITIAHRLSTIRDADAIAVLDGGRVVEQGTHEELLARGGRYARLVGAAERAVTLAA, translated from the coding sequence GTGCCGCTGCGCCGGATCGCCGCCCTGTTCCGCCCCTTCACCGGCCAGCTCGCCGTCGTCGTCACGCTGATCGTGGCGTCGTCCGCGATCGCCCTGGCCTCCCCGTTCCTGCTCCGCGAGGTCATCGACCACGCGCTGCCCGAGCACGACGTGCCGCTCCTCGCGTGGGCCGTCGCCGGCATGGTCGCCGTCGCCGCGAGTACCGCGCTGCTCGGCGTCGTCCAGACCTGGCTGTCCACCACGGTCGGCCAGCGGGTCATGCACGGCCTGCGGACCGCCGTCTTCACCCACTTGCAGCGCCAGTCGCTGGCCTTCTTCACCCGTACGCGCGGCGGCGAGGTGCAGTCGCGGCTGACCAACGACATCGGCGGCATGCAGTCCGTCGTCACGTCGACGGCCACGTCGCTGGCCTCCAACACCACGACCGTCGTCGGCACGGTGATCGCGATGGTCGCGCTGAGCTGGCGGCTCTCCCTGCTCTCGCTGCTGGTGCTGCCACCCGCCGTGCTGCTCACCCGCAAGGTCGCCCGCATGCGCCGGAGCGTCACCGCGCAGCAGCAGCGGCAGCTCGCCGAGATGAACGCCCAGGTCGAGGAGGGTCTGTCGATCAGCGGTGCGCTGCTGTCCAAGACCGTCGGCGCCGGGCCCGTCCAGGCCGACCGGTTCGCCGACACCTCCCGCGATCTGGTCTCCCTCGAGATCCGCTCGCAGCTGGCCGGCCGCTGGCGGATGGGCACGATGAGCATCGTCTTCGCCGCGATCCCGGCCGCGATCTACCTGGCCGCCGGGTTCCCGGCCACCTCGGGTGGCATGACCATCGGCACCCTCGTCGCCTTCACCACGCTGCAGGGCGCGCTGTTCCGGCCGCTCATGGCGCTGCTCGACGTCCAGGTGTCGGTCACCAGCTCGATGGCGCTGTTCAGCCGCGTGTTCGAGTACCTCGACCTGCCCGTCGACATCGCCGACCCGCCGCACCCCGTGCCGCTGGACCCGGCCGCGGTGCGCGGCGAGGTGCGCTGGGACGGCGTCACGTTCCGCTATCCGGACGCCGCCCGCAACGCGCTCACCGACGTCGAGCTCACCGTGCCCGCCGGCGCGAACCTGGCGATCGTGGGGGAGACCGGCTCGGGCAAGACCACCCTCGCCTCGCTGGTCCCGCGGCTGGCCGATCCCACCGTCGGCCGCATCACGATCGACGGCGTCGATCTGCGCGACCTGACCCTGGCCACGCTCGCGCAGATCGTCGGCGTGGTCAGCCAGGAGACCTACCTCCTGCACACCACCGTGCGGGAGAACCTGCGGCACGCCGCGCCCCAGGCCACCGACGAGGAGATCGAGGACGCGGCCCGCAAGGCGCAGATCCACGACGTGATCACCCGCCTGCCGCAGGGCTACGACACCGTGGTCGGCGCGCGCGGGCACCGGTTCTCCGGCGGGGAGAAGCAGCGGCTGGCGATCGCCCGCACGCTGCTGCGCGACCCGCGCGTGCTGGTGCTCGACGAGGCGACCAGCGCCCTGGACAACGAGACCGAGCGGGCGGTGCAGGCGGCGCTGGACGAGGCCAGCCGCGGCCGCACGACGATCACCATCGCGCACCGGCTCTCCACGATCCGCGACGCCGACGCGATCGCGGTCCTGGACGGCGGCCGGGTCGTCGAGCAGGGCACGCACGAGGAGCTGCTCGCCCGCGGCGGCCGCTACGCGCGGCTGGTCGGCGCCGCCGAGCGCGCCGTCACCCTGGCGGCCTAG
- a CDS encoding MDR family MFS transporter translates to MGFRSERGPVLIAVMLTTGLVAIDSTIIATAVPSIVESVGGFAQFPWLFSIYLLAQAVTVPVYGKLADVFGRKPVMMAGIGLFLLGSILAGAAWSMGALIAFRAVQGLGAGAIQPMSLTIVGDLYSLKERAKVQGYMASVWAMSAVIGPTLGGVFAEYVSWRWIFFVNIPLCLLAGAMIMRGFTEQVQRSKPRIDYAGAVTLTAALTLLILGLLEGGQAWSWGSPQSIGVFAAGVVLLVVFVLVERRAADPVVPLQLLRVRLIVATCLVAACVGAILLGLTSYVPTYVQVALGTGPLIAGFALAALTLGWPLSASQSGRLYLRLGMRVTALIGGVIVVGGTLLLLPLDQGSSVLHVAITCFVIGFGMGFTAAPTLIAAQAAVDWQQRGVVTAANMFFRSLGSAVGVAVFGAVVNGRLGTATVDGHVPPGPLTDAVHLVFLGTVAVAVLMLVAVACMPRDRATPAVAPVPAEAQPVATAD, encoded by the coding sequence GTGGGTTTCCGTTCCGAGCGCGGGCCGGTGCTCATCGCGGTCATGCTCACCACCGGGCTGGTGGCGATCGACTCGACGATCATCGCGACCGCGGTCCCGTCGATCGTGGAGAGCGTCGGCGGCTTCGCCCAGTTCCCGTGGCTCTTCTCGATCTACCTGCTGGCGCAGGCGGTCACCGTGCCGGTCTACGGCAAGCTGGCCGACGTCTTCGGCCGCAAGCCGGTGATGATGGCCGGGATCGGCCTGTTCCTGCTCGGCTCGATCCTGGCCGGCGCGGCGTGGAGCATGGGCGCGCTCATCGCGTTCCGGGCCGTGCAGGGTCTGGGCGCCGGCGCCATCCAGCCGATGTCGCTGACGATCGTGGGCGACCTGTACTCGCTGAAGGAGCGGGCCAAGGTGCAGGGCTACATGGCCAGCGTGTGGGCCATGTCCGCGGTGATCGGCCCGACGCTGGGCGGCGTGTTCGCCGAGTACGTCAGCTGGCGGTGGATCTTCTTCGTCAACATCCCGCTCTGCCTGCTCGCCGGGGCGATGATCATGCGCGGGTTCACCGAGCAGGTGCAGCGCAGCAAGCCGCGGATCGACTACGCCGGCGCCGTCACCCTCACCGCCGCGCTCACGCTGCTGATCCTCGGCCTGCTCGAGGGCGGGCAGGCGTGGTCGTGGGGCTCGCCGCAGAGCATCGGCGTCTTCGCCGCCGGCGTCGTCCTGCTGGTCGTCTTCGTCCTGGTCGAGCGGCGCGCGGCCGACCCCGTCGTCCCGCTGCAGCTGCTGCGCGTCCGGCTGATCGTGGCCACCTGCCTGGTGGCCGCGTGCGTCGGCGCGATCCTGCTCGGGCTGACCTCGTACGTGCCCACCTACGTCCAGGTGGCGCTGGGCACCGGCCCGCTGATCGCCGGGTTCGCGCTGGCCGCGCTCACGCTGGGCTGGCCGCTGTCGGCCTCGCAGTCCGGGCGGCTGTACCTGCGGCTGGGCATGCGGGTGACCGCGCTGATCGGGGGCGTGATCGTGGTGGGCGGCACCCTGCTGCTGCTCCCGCTCGACCAGGGCTCCAGCGTGCTGCACGTGGCGATCACGTGCTTCGTCATCGGCTTCGGCATGGGGTTCACCGCGGCGCCGACGCTGATCGCGGCGCAGGCGGCGGTCGACTGGCAGCAGCGCGGCGTGGTCACCGCGGCGAACATGTTCTTCCGCTCGCTGGGCAGCGCCGTGGGCGTGGCCGTGTTCGGCGCGGTGGTCAACGGCAGGCTCGGCACCGCGACCGTCGACGGCCACGTGCCGCCGGGGCCGCTCACCGACGCCGTGCACCTCGTGTTCCTGGGCACGGTGGCGGTCGCGGTGCTGATGCTCGTCGCGGTCGCATGCATGCCGCGCGACCGGGCCACGCCGGCGGTCGCGCCGGTGCCCGCGGAGGCGCAGCCGGTCGCCACCGCCGACTAG